The following are encoded in a window of Danio aesculapii chromosome 12, fDanAes4.1, whole genome shotgun sequence genomic DNA:
- the zgc:112964 gene encoding sushi, nidogen and EGF-like domain-containing protein 1 translates to MRVFPALQYLLAFISVFSLSWVTKAQTVPLIFYPFSSEAGDTVYTAEDNENSTVINLQSPFVFFGRTYNKIYVNINGYLTFNQPSSDYTVHYFPTNGSEDIIAPLWTNADVSGNDIISYQQYSSGDVLTRATQDINHYFPNPSFVATWVLVVTWDQVEYTYQSNAATLFQVVLVSGSDVSFILMNYGDCALTQNMVQAGYDTINSTAYYVIPGSNNGTLIPNLMNSSNVNVPGRWAFRVNGGPNLQENVMGIQMRVTSFSDLTQTENIKIFLEELQQELVKYGLPDSVKLNLRAIKRAQP, encoded by the exons ATGAGGGTGTTTCCAGCTTTACAATATCTGCTGGCGTTCATATCAGTCTTTTCACTGA GCTGGGTGACAAAAGCACAAACAG tgcctTTGATTTTCTATCCATTCAGCTCAGAAGCAGGAGACACTGTTTATACCGCTGAAGACAATGAAAACTCCACAGTTATCAACCTACAAAGTCCTTTTGTGTTCTTTGGCCGCACATACAACAAGATATAT gttAACATTAATGGATACCTTACATTCAACCAGCCTTCATCAGATTACACGGTTCACTACTTTCCCACCAACGGAAGCGAAGACATCATTGCTCCGCTCTGGACCAATGCTGATGTCAGCGGAAATGACATCATCTCATACCAGCAGTACTCAAGTGGAGATGTGCTCACACGCGCTACTCAGGATATAAACCATTATTTCCCAAATCCGAGCTTTGTGGCTACTTGGGTGCTTGTTGTAACATGGGATCAAGTTGAATATACTTACCAATCTAACGCA GCAACACTGTTTCAAGTGGTATTGGTTTCAGGGAGTGATGTGTCATTTATTCTCATGAATTATGGTGACTGTGCTCTGACGCAAAATATGGTGCAG GCTGGTTATGACACGATAAACTCAACAGCCTACTATGTTATTCCTGGGTCAAACAATGGGACCCTTATTCCAAACCTCATGAACTCCAGTAATGTCAATGTTCCTGGTCGATGGGCCTTCAGGGTGAATGGTGGACCCAATTTACAAG AAAATGTCATGGGAATTCAAATGAGAGTTACTTCATTTTCAGACCTAACACAGACTGAAAACATCAAGATCTTTTTAGAGGAG
- the LOC130238666 gene encoding sushi, nidogen and EGF-like domain-containing protein 1: MRLFLVSSHLLMFLSLLDLSRAQTAMPIETTTPETTIDTTTTETTTDTTTTETTTDTTTPETTTDTTTPETTTDTTTPETTTDTTIPETTTFSTDIASTTAWTAPAIFYPFGSSAGDSEHIEFGSETYKHVAFSTPFTYFGRRYSNIYVNNNGLLTFNQALEETLLYPFPTYGNEDYIATLWTELDDMGIGKYWYQEYTNGSVLDRATQDINQYFPNRGFTASWVFVVTWDYVITQDINVFNLHSEPAITFQAVLISGGGLSFILMNYGNCAAVPFSVEAGYDTINSTDYNVILYEDTGSSIPNLKNTTNVNVPGRWAFLVNNGTENIIGLQINLRSFLDLTQTENIQSVLQLIKQELVRQGVSSQFGLKLRKLEKIWP; encoded by the exons ATGAGATTATTTCTGGTTTCATCACATCTGCTGATGTTCTTATCACTTCTGGATCTAT CCAGAGCACAAACAGCAATGCCTATAG AAACCACCACCCCAGAGACCACTATAGACACTACAACTACTGAGACCACTACAGACACTACAACTACTGAGACCACTACAGACACTACAACTCCAGAGACCACTACAGACACTACAACTCCAGAGACCACTACAGACACTACAACTCCAGAGACCACTACAGACACCACCATTCCAGAGACCACCACATTTTCAACAG ACATTGCATCAACTACTGCATGGACAG CCCCAGCAATATTCTATCCATTCGGCTCATCGGCAGGAGACTCTGAACATATTGAATTTGGCTCTGAGACTTATAAACATGTGGCCTTCTCTACTCCATTCACATACTTTGGCCGCAGATACAGCAACATATAT gtcaATAATAATGGACTCCTTACATTCAACCAAGCTTTAGAAGAAACTCTCCTTTATCCCTTTCCCACATATGGAAATGAAGATTACATTGCTACTCTCTGGACTGAGCTTGATGACATGGGTATTGGCAAATATTGGTATCAGGAGTACACAAATGGAAGTGTGCTCGACCGCGCCACTCAGGATATAAACCAATATTTCCCAAACAGGGGCTTCACTGCTTCTTGGGTTTTTGTTGTAACGTGGGACTATGTGATTACACAGGATATaaatgtctttaatcttcactcAGAACCG GCAATCACGTTTCAAGCGGTTTTGATTTCAGGAGGTGGTCTTTCTTTCATTCTGATGAATTACGGAAACTGTGCTGCAGTACCATTTTCAGTTGAG GCTGGATATGATACCATAAACTCCACTGACTACAATGTGATACTTTATGAGGATACTGGCTCCTCCATCCCAAACCTCAAAAACACGACTAATGTAAATGTTCCTGGTCGTTGGGCTTTTCTTGTGAACAATGGGACAG AAAACATCATAGGACTTCAAATTAACCTTAGGTCATTTTTAGACCTAACACAGACTGAAAACATTCAGAGTGTTTTGCAGCTA ataaaacAGGAGCTGGTCAGACAAGGAGTGTCAAGCCAGTTTGGGCTGAAATTAAGAAAACTGGAAAAGATATGGCCGTGA